A stretch of Lathyrus oleraceus cultivar Zhongwan6 chromosome 6, CAAS_Psat_ZW6_1.0, whole genome shotgun sequence DNA encodes these proteins:
- the LOC127098400 gene encoding protein GFS12 isoform X1: MKGESECFECLQLRINSDFSDQLVFNHAISDYPFPFGSSAILDIAGSAEGESSSGQFILQYMSCRENTCFTNYVNEYILDSSESTRSDDHDNGCDQYNDIVNGGNGFSLSDESETGKDPSRNMTCNHSGRVSCLRTIASLAPNARVDKCSFSVLQEAANDFLSGLTECHVLESLGLFIDGKASGRDSMNFLSLIGFPSFEEHTFPGTLRHPNIAPVLTILKASDYTNIVLPKTPYNLETILHFNPNAIKSDWNRRFLMYQLLSALLYMHGLGVSHGNICPSNIMLTDSLWSWLRLWNEPVLESNLTLQESESVNSKPAKVGCSNGSCHSNDLYADLKLSAQIDWHSSFHQWWRGELSNFEYLLILNRLAGRRWGDHTFHPVMPWVVDFSSKPDDNCDAGWRDLSKSKWRLAKGDEQLDFTYSTSEIPHHVSDECLSELAVCSYKARRLPLSVLRMAVRSVYEPNEYPSSMQRLYQWTPDECIPEFYCDGQIFRSIHDGMTDLAIPSWAESPEDFIKLHRDALESNRVSFQLHHWIDIIFGYKMSGQAAIVAKNVMLTQSESTIPRSTGRRQLFMRPHPIRHATARITRNGSNKYAKVLTQTNEMQRETSLLSETAYLQELEQASAFSEHARHLNACYRYPLSQMKRKNISSLGDPTAGTFNKNISDVSLIDRNYWVPYKMNHISFLQHMKEEDEGSSGYPDLLLWRQKLSSSRLASEDIARDIFSVGCLLAELHLCRPLFDSISLEIYLEDGTLPGFLQELPPHVRILVEACIQKDWMRRPSAKILLESPYFPKTIKSSYLFLAPLQLVARDESRLRFAANLAKQGALRQVGAFATEMCATYCLPLILNAVSDTEAEWAYILLKELIKCLTAQAVKTLILPTIQKILQNTGYLHLKVSLLQDSFVREIWNRVGKQAYLETIHPLVLSNLYISPDKNSAASASVLLIGSSEEIGVPITIHQTILPLVHCFGKGLCVDGIDVLVRIGGIFGETFIIKQMLPLLKNVVRSFIDVSCMNKPDPVQSWSALALIDCMMTIDGLVAFLSEEVIVKELLEDISGIHIGVLMQKHMEFAVLQVAASTLFGICQRMGADLTALHILPKLKELFDELAFSQEISKGSTTVGRNFKVSKLKIGGDFQIESRMDLVLLLYTLFASLLGIEKLRQCCATWLLLEQLLLRRHNWKWEYAGESSRNGSENNIARRPAICQGLASEYNPAKLLLNGVGWSIPQSQGSRGAKNLIQRRSFKVHHSPVVMQEGTPNQVNLEPWFWFPSPATIWDGPSFLGRVGIQKDDLPWKIRASVIHSIRAHHGAVRSMAVHQDESTIFTAGIGQGYKGTVLKWELSRTDCLSGYYGHEEVVNDICILSSSGRVASCDGTIHIWNSQTGKQISVFAESETESGHPTSHPTSVPKVSSDQANVLNLNTLSNGMLSSAFDSSLYTCMHLLDSAETLVVGTGNGSLRFIDVARGQKLHIWRGESNEPSFHSLISAICSSGSNKTQAGGISNSPSLIATGLSSGHCKLFDAKSGNVISSWRAHDGYVTKLASPEEHLLISSSLDRTLRVWDLRMNLPSQPIIFRGHSDGISSFSIWGQDVISISRNRIGLLSLSKSTNEMDGQHHIIPQKLYVSDNGMRSLSALSSISILPFSRLFLIGTEDGFLRICC, translated from the exons ATGAAGGGCGAAAGCGAGTGCTTCGAGTGCCTCCAACTTCGAATCAACTCGGACTTCTCCGATCAACTCGTCTTCAATCATGCCATTTCCGATTATCCTTTTCCTTTCGGATCCTCAGCTATTCTCGAT ATTGCTGGTTCAGCAGAGGGTGAATCTTCAAGTGGTCAATTTATATTGCAGTACATGTCTTGTCGTGAGAACACTTGTTTTACCAATTATGT AAATGAATATATTTTGGATAGTAGTGAAAGCACTAGGAGTGATGATCACgataatggttgtgaccagtACAATGATATAGTTAATGGTGGAAATGGATTTTCTTTATCTGATGAGTCTGAAACTGGAAAAGATCCGTCTAGGAATATGACTTGTAATCATTCTGGAAGGGTTTCTTGCTTGAGGACAATCGCTTCGCTTGCCCCGAACGCTCGTGTTGACAAGTGTTCCTTTTCTGTACTTCAAGAGGCTGCCAATGATTTCTTGTCCGGGTTAACTGAATGTCACGTGTTAGAATCACTGGGTCTTTTCATTGATGGGAAAGCATCTGGGCGGGACAGTATGAATTTCCTTAGTTTAATTGGGTTTCCATCATTTGAAGAACACACCTTTCCAGGCACTTTGAGGCATCCAAATATAGCTCCTGTACTCACAATTCTAAAAGCGTCTGACTATACTAACATAGTGCTTCCGAAGACTCCATACAACTTGGAAACTATTCTTCATTTTAACCCCAATGCAATAAAGTCTGATTGGAATAGAAGATTTCTTATGTATCAGCTACTCTCGGCCTTATTGTACATGCATGGTTTAGGGGTTTCCCATGGTAATATATGCCCGTCCAATATTATGTTGACGGACTCATTATGGTCTTGGCTGAGATTATGGAATGAACCTGTATTGGAATCTAATTTAACTTTGCAAGAGAGTGAGAGTGTTAATTCAAAACCTGCAAAAGTTGGTTGTAGTAATGGTAGCTGTCACTCTAATGACCTTTATGCTGATCTAAAGCTTTCTGCACAAATTGATTGGCATTCCAGCTTTCATCAGTGGTGGAGAGGAGAGCTAAGTAATTTTGAGTATTTACTCATCTTAAACAGATTAGCTGGAAGAAGGTGGGGGGACCATACATTTCATCCCGTAATGCCTTGGGTTGTTGATTTTAGCTCAAAACCGGATGATAATTGTGATGCAGGGTGGCGAGACTTAAGCAAGAGCAAATGGCGCTTGGCTAAAGGTGATGAACAGTTGGATTTCACCTATTCAACGTCTGAAATCCCTCatcatgtatcagatgaatgtcTGTCGGAATTGGCCGTGTGCAGCTATAAAGCAAGAAGGTTGCCTTTGAGTGTTCTTCGGATGGCTGTTCGTTCAGTGTATGAACCTAATGAATATCCTTCTTCAATGCAGAGGCTCTATCAATGGACGCCCGATGAATGCATTCCAGAGTTTTATTGTGATGGCCAAATTTTTAGGTCGATACATGATGGTATGACTGATTTGGCTATACCTTCTTGGGCAGAGAGCCCCGAGGATTTCATTAAATTGCATCGTGATGCATTGGAAAGTAATAGGGTGTCATTTCAACTCCATCACTGGATAGATATAATCTTTGGGTACAAAATGTCTGGCCAGGCTGCAATTGTTGCTAAGAATGTTATGCTTACTCAATCAGAATCCACTATACCGAGATCAACTGGACGTCGTCAGCTCTTTATGCGACCACATCCCATTCGTCACGCCACTGCCAGAATAACACGTAATGGGTCCAATAAATATGCCAAAGTTTTGACCCAAACAAATGAAATGCAGCGAGAGACATCTCTTCTATCCGAAACTGCTTATCTACAAGAACTGGAACAAGCATCTGCATTTTCAGAACATGCTAGGCATTTGAATGCTTGTTACCGTTACCCATTAAGTCAGATGAAAAGAAAGAACATCTCATCACTGGGAGATCCAACAGCAGGGAcatttaataaaaatataagtgATGTATCTTTGATTGACAGAAATTACTGGGTGCCGTATAAAATGAATCATATATCCTTTCTTCAACATATGAAAGAGGAAGATGAAGGCTCCTCAGGATATCCAGACTTGCTTCTCTGGAGGCAGAAGTTGTCGTCTTCAAGACTTGCCTCTGAAGATATTGCAAGGGACATATTTTCTGTCGGTTGTCTCTTGGCAGAACTTCATCTTTGCAGGCCGCTCTTTGATTCAATCTCATTGGAAATATACTTGGAGGATGGAACATTACCGGGATTTCTGCAGGAACTACCTCCTCATGTTAGAATACTCGTTGAAGCATGCATCCAAAAGGATTGGATGAG GAGGCCATCGGCCAAAATTCTTCTGGAATCaccttattttccaaaaacaATCAAGTCCTCCTACTTGTTTCTTGCTCCACTTCAGCTTGTTGCTAGAGATGAATCTCGCCTTCGTTTTGCTGCGAATCTTGCAAAGCAGGGAGCTCTCAGGCAAGTGGGTGCATTCGCAACTGAAATGTGTGCTACTTATTGCCTACCACTTATACTGAATGCTGTGAGTGATACTGAAGCTGAATGGGCATATATATTACTGAAGGAATTGATAAAATGCCTAACAGCACAAGCAGTGAAAACATTAATACTACCAACCATACAGAAAATTTTACAG AACACAGGTTATTTACATTTAAAGGTTTCCCTTTTACAAGATTCATTTGTACGTGAAATATGGAACCGAGTTGGTAAACAAGCATATCTGGAAACTATTCACCCATTGGTCTTATCAAACTTGTATATTTCTCCGGATAAAAATTCAGCTGCATCTGCTTCGGTGCTTCTAATTGGCTCCAGTGAAGAGATTGGCGTACCAATTACCATCCATCAG ACTATCTTGCCTCTTGTTCACTGCTTTGGGAAAGGACTGTGTGTAGATGGCATTGATGTGCTGGTCAGAATCG GGGGTATTTTTGGGGAAACGTTTATTATTAAACAGATGCTACCATTACTAAAAAATGTTGTTCGGTCCTTCATTGATGTGTCATGCATGAATAAGCCTGATCCTGTCCAGAGTTGGAGTGCTTTAGCACTTATTGATTGTATGATGACTATAGATGGCCTTGTAGCTTTCTTGTCAGAAGAAGTCATTGTAAAGGAGCTGCTTGAA GACATAAGTGGCATACACATTGGGGTTCTTATGCAGAAACATATGGAATTTGCTGTGCTTCAG GTTGCTGCTAGTACTCTCTTTGGAATTTGTCAGCGGATGGGAGCAGATTTGACGGCATTGCATATTCTTCCAAAACTTAAAGAACTATTTGATGAGCTTGCTTTCTCCCAGGAAATTTCTAAAGGTTCGACTACTGTCGGCAGAAACTTCAAGGTTTCCAAATTAAAAATTGGAGGGGACTTCCAAATTGAGAGTCGTATGGATCTTGT GTTGCTTCTCTATACCTTGTTTGCGTCTCTTCTTGGGATTGAGAAGCTTCGTCAATGTTGTGCTACATGGTTGCTTCTTGAACAGTTACTTCTACGCCGTCATAACTGGAAG TGGGAATATGCAGGAGAATCATCAAGAAATGGCTCAGAAAATAACATTGCTAGAAGACCTGCAATTTGCCAGGGACTCGCATCTGAATACAATCCCGCAAAGTTGTTGCTTAATGGGGTTGGCTGGTCAATTCCACAATCCCAGGGTAGTAGAGGTGCCAAAAATTTGATTcagagaagatcattcaaagtTCATCATAGCCCAGTAGTAATGCAAGAAGGAACGCCAAACCAAGTGAACCTTGAACCATGGTTTTGGTTCCCTAGTCCAGCCACCATCTGGGATGGGCCTTCATTTCTTGGGCGGGTGGGGATCCAAAAAGATGATCTTCCTTGGAAGATCAGAGCATCTGTAATCCACTCTATACGTGCACATCATGGAGCAGTGAGGTCTATGGCGGTACATCAGGATGAATCTACCATTTTTACTGCTGGAATTGGCCAAGGATATAAAGGAACTGTTCTGAAGTGGGAATTGAGCCGAACGGACTGTCTGTCCGGCTATTATGGCCACGAGGAG GTTGTGAACGATATTTGCATTTTATCATCTAGTGGAAGAGTGGCATCTTGTGATGGCACAATTCATATTTGGAATAGTCAAACAGGAAAGCAAATATCTGTATTTGCCGAATCCGAAACTGAATCTGGCCATCCCACGAGCCATCCAACATCTGTACCAAAAGTTAGCAGTGACCAGGCAAATGTCCTTAATTTGAATACTCTATCAAATGGAATGTTGTCTAGCGCATTTGATTCAAGTCTTTATACTTGTATGCATCTGTTGGACTCTGCTGAAACTCTCGTAGTTGGCACTGGAAATGGTTCTCTCAG GTTCATTGATGTTGCTCGAGGTCAAAAGCTTCATATCTGGAGGGGGGAATCTAATGAACCTAGCTTTCATTCGCTTATTTCTGCCATTTGTTCCTCTGGTTCTAACAAGACTCAAGCAGGTGGAATTTCCAACTCACCATCTTTAATTGCAACTGGACTAAGCTCTGGTCACTGTAAATTATTTGATGCAAAGAGTGGAAATGTTATTTCTTCATGGCGTGCTCATGACGGATATGTGACGAAG
- the LOC127098400 gene encoding protein GFS12 isoform X2, producing MTCNHSGRVSCLRTIASLAPNARVDKCSFSVLQEAANDFLSGLTECHVLESLGLFIDGKASGRDSMNFLSLIGFPSFEEHTFPGTLRHPNIAPVLTILKASDYTNIVLPKTPYNLETILHFNPNAIKSDWNRRFLMYQLLSALLYMHGLGVSHGNICPSNIMLTDSLWSWLRLWNEPVLESNLTLQESESVNSKPAKVGCSNGSCHSNDLYADLKLSAQIDWHSSFHQWWRGELSNFEYLLILNRLAGRRWGDHTFHPVMPWVVDFSSKPDDNCDAGWRDLSKSKWRLAKGDEQLDFTYSTSEIPHHVSDECLSELAVCSYKARRLPLSVLRMAVRSVYEPNEYPSSMQRLYQWTPDECIPEFYCDGQIFRSIHDGMTDLAIPSWAESPEDFIKLHRDALESNRVSFQLHHWIDIIFGYKMSGQAAIVAKNVMLTQSESTIPRSTGRRQLFMRPHPIRHATARITRNGSNKYAKVLTQTNEMQRETSLLSETAYLQELEQASAFSEHARHLNACYRYPLSQMKRKNISSLGDPTAGTFNKNISDVSLIDRNYWVPYKMNHISFLQHMKEEDEGSSGYPDLLLWRQKLSSSRLASEDIARDIFSVGCLLAELHLCRPLFDSISLEIYLEDGTLPGFLQELPPHVRILVEACIQKDWMRRPSAKILLESPYFPKTIKSSYLFLAPLQLVARDESRLRFAANLAKQGALRQVGAFATEMCATYCLPLILNAVSDTEAEWAYILLKELIKCLTAQAVKTLILPTIQKILQNTGYLHLKVSLLQDSFVREIWNRVGKQAYLETIHPLVLSNLYISPDKNSAASASVLLIGSSEEIGVPITIHQTILPLVHCFGKGLCVDGIDVLVRIGGIFGETFIIKQMLPLLKNVVRSFIDVSCMNKPDPVQSWSALALIDCMMTIDGLVAFLSEEVIVKELLEDISGIHIGVLMQKHMEFAVLQVAASTLFGICQRMGADLTALHILPKLKELFDELAFSQEISKGSTTVGRNFKVSKLKIGGDFQIESRMDLVLLLYTLFASLLGIEKLRQCCATWLLLEQLLLRRHNWKWEYAGESSRNGSENNIARRPAICQGLASEYNPAKLLLNGVGWSIPQSQGSRGAKNLIQRRSFKVHHSPVVMQEGTPNQVNLEPWFWFPSPATIWDGPSFLGRVGIQKDDLPWKIRASVIHSIRAHHGAVRSMAVHQDESTIFTAGIGQGYKGTVLKWELSRTDCLSGYYGHEEVVNDICILSSSGRVASCDGTIHIWNSQTGKQISVFAESETESGHPTSHPTSVPKVSSDQANVLNLNTLSNGMLSSAFDSSLYTCMHLLDSAETLVVGTGNGSLRFIDVARGQKLHIWRGESNEPSFHSLISAICSSGSNKTQAGGISNSPSLIATGLSSGHCKLFDAKSGNVISSWRAHDGYVTKLASPEEHLLISSSLDRTLRVWDLRMNLPSQPIIFRGHSDGISSFSIWGQDVISISRNRIGLLSLSKSTNEMDGQHHIIPQKLYVSDNGMRSLSALSSISILPFSRLFLIGTEDGFLRICC from the exons ATGACTTGTAATCATTCTGGAAGGGTTTCTTGCTTGAGGACAATCGCTTCGCTTGCCCCGAACGCTCGTGTTGACAAGTGTTCCTTTTCTGTACTTCAAGAGGCTGCCAATGATTTCTTGTCCGGGTTAACTGAATGTCACGTGTTAGAATCACTGGGTCTTTTCATTGATGGGAAAGCATCTGGGCGGGACAGTATGAATTTCCTTAGTTTAATTGGGTTTCCATCATTTGAAGAACACACCTTTCCAGGCACTTTGAGGCATCCAAATATAGCTCCTGTACTCACAATTCTAAAAGCGTCTGACTATACTAACATAGTGCTTCCGAAGACTCCATACAACTTGGAAACTATTCTTCATTTTAACCCCAATGCAATAAAGTCTGATTGGAATAGAAGATTTCTTATGTATCAGCTACTCTCGGCCTTATTGTACATGCATGGTTTAGGGGTTTCCCATGGTAATATATGCCCGTCCAATATTATGTTGACGGACTCATTATGGTCTTGGCTGAGATTATGGAATGAACCTGTATTGGAATCTAATTTAACTTTGCAAGAGAGTGAGAGTGTTAATTCAAAACCTGCAAAAGTTGGTTGTAGTAATGGTAGCTGTCACTCTAATGACCTTTATGCTGATCTAAAGCTTTCTGCACAAATTGATTGGCATTCCAGCTTTCATCAGTGGTGGAGAGGAGAGCTAAGTAATTTTGAGTATTTACTCATCTTAAACAGATTAGCTGGAAGAAGGTGGGGGGACCATACATTTCATCCCGTAATGCCTTGGGTTGTTGATTTTAGCTCAAAACCGGATGATAATTGTGATGCAGGGTGGCGAGACTTAAGCAAGAGCAAATGGCGCTTGGCTAAAGGTGATGAACAGTTGGATTTCACCTATTCAACGTCTGAAATCCCTCatcatgtatcagatgaatgtcTGTCGGAATTGGCCGTGTGCAGCTATAAAGCAAGAAGGTTGCCTTTGAGTGTTCTTCGGATGGCTGTTCGTTCAGTGTATGAACCTAATGAATATCCTTCTTCAATGCAGAGGCTCTATCAATGGACGCCCGATGAATGCATTCCAGAGTTTTATTGTGATGGCCAAATTTTTAGGTCGATACATGATGGTATGACTGATTTGGCTATACCTTCTTGGGCAGAGAGCCCCGAGGATTTCATTAAATTGCATCGTGATGCATTGGAAAGTAATAGGGTGTCATTTCAACTCCATCACTGGATAGATATAATCTTTGGGTACAAAATGTCTGGCCAGGCTGCAATTGTTGCTAAGAATGTTATGCTTACTCAATCAGAATCCACTATACCGAGATCAACTGGACGTCGTCAGCTCTTTATGCGACCACATCCCATTCGTCACGCCACTGCCAGAATAACACGTAATGGGTCCAATAAATATGCCAAAGTTTTGACCCAAACAAATGAAATGCAGCGAGAGACATCTCTTCTATCCGAAACTGCTTATCTACAAGAACTGGAACAAGCATCTGCATTTTCAGAACATGCTAGGCATTTGAATGCTTGTTACCGTTACCCATTAAGTCAGATGAAAAGAAAGAACATCTCATCACTGGGAGATCCAACAGCAGGGAcatttaataaaaatataagtgATGTATCTTTGATTGACAGAAATTACTGGGTGCCGTATAAAATGAATCATATATCCTTTCTTCAACATATGAAAGAGGAAGATGAAGGCTCCTCAGGATATCCAGACTTGCTTCTCTGGAGGCAGAAGTTGTCGTCTTCAAGACTTGCCTCTGAAGATATTGCAAGGGACATATTTTCTGTCGGTTGTCTCTTGGCAGAACTTCATCTTTGCAGGCCGCTCTTTGATTCAATCTCATTGGAAATATACTTGGAGGATGGAACATTACCGGGATTTCTGCAGGAACTACCTCCTCATGTTAGAATACTCGTTGAAGCATGCATCCAAAAGGATTGGATGAG GAGGCCATCGGCCAAAATTCTTCTGGAATCaccttattttccaaaaacaATCAAGTCCTCCTACTTGTTTCTTGCTCCACTTCAGCTTGTTGCTAGAGATGAATCTCGCCTTCGTTTTGCTGCGAATCTTGCAAAGCAGGGAGCTCTCAGGCAAGTGGGTGCATTCGCAACTGAAATGTGTGCTACTTATTGCCTACCACTTATACTGAATGCTGTGAGTGATACTGAAGCTGAATGGGCATATATATTACTGAAGGAATTGATAAAATGCCTAACAGCACAAGCAGTGAAAACATTAATACTACCAACCATACAGAAAATTTTACAG AACACAGGTTATTTACATTTAAAGGTTTCCCTTTTACAAGATTCATTTGTACGTGAAATATGGAACCGAGTTGGTAAACAAGCATATCTGGAAACTATTCACCCATTGGTCTTATCAAACTTGTATATTTCTCCGGATAAAAATTCAGCTGCATCTGCTTCGGTGCTTCTAATTGGCTCCAGTGAAGAGATTGGCGTACCAATTACCATCCATCAG ACTATCTTGCCTCTTGTTCACTGCTTTGGGAAAGGACTGTGTGTAGATGGCATTGATGTGCTGGTCAGAATCG GGGGTATTTTTGGGGAAACGTTTATTATTAAACAGATGCTACCATTACTAAAAAATGTTGTTCGGTCCTTCATTGATGTGTCATGCATGAATAAGCCTGATCCTGTCCAGAGTTGGAGTGCTTTAGCACTTATTGATTGTATGATGACTATAGATGGCCTTGTAGCTTTCTTGTCAGAAGAAGTCATTGTAAAGGAGCTGCTTGAA GACATAAGTGGCATACACATTGGGGTTCTTATGCAGAAACATATGGAATTTGCTGTGCTTCAG GTTGCTGCTAGTACTCTCTTTGGAATTTGTCAGCGGATGGGAGCAGATTTGACGGCATTGCATATTCTTCCAAAACTTAAAGAACTATTTGATGAGCTTGCTTTCTCCCAGGAAATTTCTAAAGGTTCGACTACTGTCGGCAGAAACTTCAAGGTTTCCAAATTAAAAATTGGAGGGGACTTCCAAATTGAGAGTCGTATGGATCTTGT GTTGCTTCTCTATACCTTGTTTGCGTCTCTTCTTGGGATTGAGAAGCTTCGTCAATGTTGTGCTACATGGTTGCTTCTTGAACAGTTACTTCTACGCCGTCATAACTGGAAG TGGGAATATGCAGGAGAATCATCAAGAAATGGCTCAGAAAATAACATTGCTAGAAGACCTGCAATTTGCCAGGGACTCGCATCTGAATACAATCCCGCAAAGTTGTTGCTTAATGGGGTTGGCTGGTCAATTCCACAATCCCAGGGTAGTAGAGGTGCCAAAAATTTGATTcagagaagatcattcaaagtTCATCATAGCCCAGTAGTAATGCAAGAAGGAACGCCAAACCAAGTGAACCTTGAACCATGGTTTTGGTTCCCTAGTCCAGCCACCATCTGGGATGGGCCTTCATTTCTTGGGCGGGTGGGGATCCAAAAAGATGATCTTCCTTGGAAGATCAGAGCATCTGTAATCCACTCTATACGTGCACATCATGGAGCAGTGAGGTCTATGGCGGTACATCAGGATGAATCTACCATTTTTACTGCTGGAATTGGCCAAGGATATAAAGGAACTGTTCTGAAGTGGGAATTGAGCCGAACGGACTGTCTGTCCGGCTATTATGGCCACGAGGAG GTTGTGAACGATATTTGCATTTTATCATCTAGTGGAAGAGTGGCATCTTGTGATGGCACAATTCATATTTGGAATAGTCAAACAGGAAAGCAAATATCTGTATTTGCCGAATCCGAAACTGAATCTGGCCATCCCACGAGCCATCCAACATCTGTACCAAAAGTTAGCAGTGACCAGGCAAATGTCCTTAATTTGAATACTCTATCAAATGGAATGTTGTCTAGCGCATTTGATTCAAGTCTTTATACTTGTATGCATCTGTTGGACTCTGCTGAAACTCTCGTAGTTGGCACTGGAAATGGTTCTCTCAG GTTCATTGATGTTGCTCGAGGTCAAAAGCTTCATATCTGGAGGGGGGAATCTAATGAACCTAGCTTTCATTCGCTTATTTCTGCCATTTGTTCCTCTGGTTCTAACAAGACTCAAGCAGGTGGAATTTCCAACTCACCATCTTTAATTGCAACTGGACTAAGCTCTGGTCACTGTAAATTATTTGATGCAAAGAGTGGAAATGTTATTTCTTCATGGCGTGCTCATGACGGATATGTGACGAAG